In the Acropora muricata isolate sample 2 chromosome 1, ASM3666990v1, whole genome shotgun sequence genome, one interval contains:
- the LOC136931335 gene encoding uncharacterized protein — MYFKESSKVRQPLKFPHLQPLRDMFANLTIMKPSKSDCMVASAEFSDLTELEEKIPVFLLIVVSTAPPRQDRREAIRQTWGTKCGGEVVCKFFTDGIQISKEDQQKLLQEKQIYKDLEFQPVNGGRTFGLRYLYQMMWAAAKYDFKYYLRLDDDYFVCLERLQHELRHRPTEMLSWGSYHCYNNLVYVDDAWTLFTPDVIVRILSQDPQRMLCHPHADQELPIWMDSVFNKTEDLTHFDDKRLYHYPPARTVDRFKNLANACDFHMGIHGSSPELMRIFWNSNNDTAKEMTAITEISATCKRPFIFDITFMARPYKFDLRPCIQNPQWTPGETMWAGILSGGKKGTLPCS, encoded by the exons ATGTATTTCAAAGAATCCAGTAAAGTTAGACAACCGCTTAAATTCCCTCACCTTCAGCCGCTACGAGACATGTTCGCAAACTTGACGATAATGAAACCAAGCAAAAGCGACTGCATGGTCGCATCGGCTGAATTCAGTGATTTGACAGAGCTGGAAGAGAAAATTCCTGTATTTCTTCTTATCGTTGTGTCAACGGCGCCTCCTCGGCAAGACAGAAGAGAAGCTATAAGGCAGACCTGGGGAACAAAATGCGGCGGAGAG gtAGTTTGCAAGTTCTTCACAGATGGTATTCAAATTTCGAAAGAAGATCAGCAAAAACTTTTACAAGAAAAACAGATTTACAAAGACCTTGAATTTCAACCGGTTAATGGTGGTAGAACGTTTGGTCTTCGATATCTTTATCAGATGATGTGGGCTGCAGCCAAATACGATTTCAAGTATTATCTGAGGCTAGATGACGATTATTTCGTATGCCTTGAAAGACTCCAACACGAATTACGCCACAGGCCAACCGAAATGTTAAGTTGGGGCTCCTATCACTGCTACAATAACCTGGTTTACGTAGATGATGCCTGGACGCTATTTACTCCTGACGTCATTGTGCGCATTCTATCCCAGGATCCTCAGCGAATGCTTTGCCATCCTCACGCTGATCAAGAACTTCCAATTTGGATGGACAGCGTGTTCAATAAAACCGAGGATTTAACCCATTTTGATGATAAAAGGCTTTATCATTACCCTCCAGCGAGGACAGTAGATAGGTTTAAGAACCTGGCCAATGCTTGTGATTTCCACATGGGTATTCACGGAAGCTCACCTGAATTAATGCGCATATTCTGGAACTCAAATAATGACACTGCCAAGGAAATGACAGCTATAACTGAAATATCAGCAACGTGCAAAAGACCTTTTATATTTGATATAACCTTCATGGCTCGCCCTTATAAATTTGACCTAAGACCGTGCATACAAAATCCTCAATGGACCCCTGGGGAAACGATGTGGGCTGGGATCCTGTCTGGGGGCAAGAAAGGGACGTTACCCTGTTCATAA
- the LOC136927686 gene encoding uncharacterized protein translates to MSFRRSSCIVLGVLCSAVVFTSLLHFGSEKFSSKFRTLNEMYFKESSKDRQPLKFPHLQPLRDMFANLTIMKPSKSDCMVASAEFSDLTELEEKIPVLLLIILSTAPSRQDRREAIRQTWGTKCGGEVFVVCKVFTDGIQISKEDQQKLLEERQIYKDLEFQPVNGGRRFGLRYLYQMMWAAAKYDFKYYLRLDDDYFVCLERLQHELRHRPTEMLSWGSYHCYNKLVYVDEAWTLFTHDVIVRILSQDPQRMLCHPHADQELPIWMDSVFNKTED, encoded by the exons ATGAGTTTCCGGCGATCAAGTTGTATTGTTTTAGGAGTCCTTTGCTCAGCTGTCGTGTTTACTTCGCTGTTGCATTTTGGCAGCGAGAAGTTTTCATCGAAATTTAGAACACTCAATGAGATGTATTTCAAAGAATCCAGTAAAGATAGACAACCGCTTAAATTCCCTCATCTTCAGCCGCTACGAGACATGTTCGCAAACTTGACGATAATGAAACCAAGCAAAAGCGACTGCATGGTCGCATCGGCTGAATTCAGTGATTTGACAGAGCTGGAAGAGAAAATTCCTGTACTTCTTCTTATCATTTTGTCAACGGCACCTTCTCGGCAAGACAGAAGAGAAGCTATAAGGCAGACCTGGGGAACAAAATGCGGCGGAGAGGTTTTT GTGGTGTGCAAGGTTTTCACAGATGGTATTCAAATTTCGAAAGAAGATCAACAGAAACTCTTAGAAGAAAGACAGATTTACAAAGACCTCGAATTTCAACCGGTTAATGGTGGTAGAAGGTTTGGTCTTCGATATCTTTATCAGATGATGTGGGCTGCAGCCAAATACGATTTCAAGTATTATCTGAGGCTAGATGACGATTATTTCGTATGCCTTGAAAGACTCCAACACGAGTTACGCCACAGGCCAACCGAAATGTTAAGTTGGGGCTCCTATCACTGCTACAATAAGCTGGTTTACGTAGATGAGGCCTGGACGCTATTTACTCATGACGTCATTGTGCGCATTCTATCCCAGGATCCTCAGCGAATGCTTTGCCATCCTCACGCTGATCAAGAACTTCCAATTTGGATGGACAGCGTGTTCAATAAAACCGAGGATTGA